In a genomic window of Rhododendron vialii isolate Sample 1 chromosome 12a, ASM3025357v1:
- the LOC131309881 gene encoding flavonol 3-sulfotransferase-like: MESSSNNESCDTSETTCNGKVDLEEAYPPKSEGTVSIISRGNGLLCPEDFGLFQYEGFWYHSFYLEGVKLAQEQFKPQSTDIFLCSAPKSGTTWLKALAFSIVTRTEFDFSTNPLLVKVPHDCVPMLEVDIVKNMSDRNLEFPLLSTHMPYSSLPNSIIDSGCRVVYICRDPKDVFVSFWHFICKARPEIGFLPMEVIFELFCQGVSYYGPYWDHVLGYWKASLEQPERVLFLKYEDMKRETSVLVKRLAEFIGHPFSMAEETEGVVERVMDLCSFENLSNLEVNKSGRHRVDTLVAIENNTYFRRGKVGDWKNHLTAEMVQRMDRITEQKLGSCGLMFGGDSKP, from the coding sequence ATGGAATCTTCCTCCAACAATGAGAGTTGTGATACCTCTGAAACAACTTGTAATGGGAAAGTTGACCTTGAGGAAGCGTATCCTCCAAAATCGGAAGGGACTGTGTCAATTATAAGCAGAGGTAATGGTTTACTGTGCCCCGAAGATTTTGGGCTTTTCCAATATGAAGGCTTTTGGTATCATAGTTTCTACTTAGAAGGTGTCAAATTAGCTCAAGAGCAATTCAAACCACAATCTACTGATATTTTCCTCTGCAGCGCTCCAAAATCCGGTACCACGTGGCTCAAAGCCCTAGCTTTTTCCATTGTCACCCGAACTGAGTTCGACTTCTCCACAAACCCTTTGCTTGTCAAAGTGCCTCATGATTGTGTTCCAATGTTGGAGGTAGACATTGTAAAAAACATGTCCGATCGGAACCTGGAATTTCCCCTTCTCTCCACACACATGCCATATTCTTCATTGCCTAATTCTATTATAGATTCGGGTTGTAGAGTTGTGTATATCTGCAGGGATCCAAAGGATGTATTTGTCTCCTTTTGGCATTTCATATGCAAGGCGAGACCTGAAATTGGATTTCTACCTATGGAAGTAATATTTGAGCTGTTTTGTCAAGGGGTCTCTTACTATGGACCCTATTGGGACCATGTTTTAGGGTACTGGAAAGCAAGCTTGGAACAACCCGAGCGGGTTTTGTTCCTGAAATATGAAGATATGAAGAGAGAGACCTCGGTTCTTGTGAAGCGATTGGCAGAATTCATCGGCCACCCTTTCTCCATGGCGGAGGAGACAGAAGGAGTGGTGGAGAGAGTGATGGACTTGtgtagttttgaaaatttgagcaatttGGAGGTGAACAAGAGTGGGAGGCATCGCGTGGACACTCTGGTGGCAATTGAAAACAACACGTATTTTAGGAGAGGGAAGGTCGGAGATTGGAAGAATCATCTGACAGCTGAGATGGTGCAGCGTATGGACCGGATCACAGAGCAAAAGCTTGGTAGCTGTGGTTTGATGTTTGGTGGTGATTCGAAACCGTGA